The genomic stretch CGTGGACCGCAGTGGTGAGTCCGGCCTCGCCGATGACGTAGCAGCTGCCCTGAGCGTTGGACTCCGGGTCGATCTGGTTCGCCAGGAACGTGGCAGAGGCCAGCGCTGAGGTCCAGATGCGCTCCTCCGGCACGACCAGTCCGGAATGTCGCAGCCGGGCGCTGAGATCCCGCGCGGTGAAGATCGAGTTGTTCGTCAGCACCAGGTAGGGGAGATCCTTGCGCCGCCACTGCTCCAGCAGCTCTGCGGCACCCGGAAGCGCCTCCTGCTCCCGGACGAGCACCCCGTCCATATCGGTCAGCCAGCATTCGATGTTCTCACCGTTCATGACCTGATCCTATGTCCTCCGGCCACAGGGCTACCAGCAATCAGCCCTGGGACCTGGGACACAGCCGCGATGCAGACCCTTGACGCGGCACTACCTCTATGGTTCATTAGTAGAGTAACTAACCATAGAGGTAGCGCACCGGGTATTGTCGAGGTGATCTCAAGGAGAGGCGGGTCAGGTCGTGGAAGAGGGTCGGGCACTCTTCGTGCAGATCGCCGAGCAGCTGGAGGCCTCCGTCCTTGACGGTTCCCTGGCTGAAGGCGAGCGTGCCCCCTCGACCAATGAGCTGGCATCCTTCCACCGGATCAATCCGGCCACGGCCGCCAAAGGCATCAACCTGCTGGTGGACCGCGGGATCCTGCTCAAGCGCCGAGGGCTGGGCATGTTCGTGGCTCCCGGCGCCCGGGAGATCCTCACTGCCCAGCGTCGTGCGCAGTTCGCCGCGAACTACCTCGACCCGGTCATCACCGAGGGCCGCGCCGTCGGACTCTCGGTGGACTCCATCATTGAGATGCTCCGCGCCAGGGCGTGAACAGCGCGCAGGGCGCCGAAGGAAGGAGTCGGTCATGAGCACCGCCATAGAACTGATCCGAGTCTCGCGCAGATATCGCAGTGCCACGGCGCTGCAGGAGATCTCGCTGCGGCTCGAGAAGGACGTCATCCACGGGCTGCTCGGTCGCAACGGTGCCGGGAAGACCACGCTGATGTCCATCGCCACAGCTCAGGACTGGCCCTCGAGCGGAGAGGTGCGGGTCCTGGGGGAGCGCCCGCATGAGAACGAGCAGGTGCTTCCGAAGATCTGCTTCGTCCGCGAGGAACAGCGCTACGTCGACGACGCGCTGGCCAAGCACGCCTTCGC from Nesterenkonia sandarakina encodes the following:
- a CDS encoding GntR family transcriptional regulator, encoding MEEGRALFVQIAEQLEASVLDGSLAEGERAPSTNELASFHRINPATAAKGINLLVDRGILLKRRGLGMFVAPGAREILTAQRRAQFAANYLDPVITEGRAVGLSVDSIIEMLRARA